In Hwangdonia lutea, a single window of DNA contains:
- a CDS encoding CPBP family intramembrane glutamic endopeptidase translates to MYIAQTFNVLHDWWRYLVGSVLIFIAWQLIGMIPLAIGIGIKVMGGGNIPVSIPQMVSLLGNNLFLFLMLLSFAIGLVGLLLTTKFLHKQPFKHLTTARKKIDWKRFWFIFFLWGIVSSGFVLVDYFFFTPEDYVLNFQLEPFLILCVIAILLVPLQTSFEEYLFRGYLMQGFGVLLKNKWAPLLITSIGFGLLHIANPEVEKLGYIIMIYYIGTGLFLGIITLMDDGLELALGFHAANNLFTALLVTADWTAFQTDSILKDMSDPEKMGLVEIFVPVFVIFPILLFILSKKYNWSNWKDRLLGDVVEPPKENYKIIEDIGNHDTRL, encoded by the coding sequence ATGTATATAGCTCAAACATTTAATGTATTACACGATTGGTGGCGGTATTTAGTAGGCTCTGTTTTAATATTTATTGCGTGGCAATTAATAGGGATGATTCCTTTAGCCATAGGCATTGGTATTAAAGTTATGGGTGGTGGCAATATACCAGTGAGTATCCCACAAATGGTATCGCTTTTAGGAAACAATTTATTTTTGTTTTTAATGCTTTTATCGTTTGCCATCGGTTTGGTTGGCTTGCTTCTTACAACAAAATTCTTGCATAAACAACCGTTTAAACACTTAACAACAGCTCGAAAAAAAATAGATTGGAAACGCTTTTGGTTTATATTTTTTTTATGGGGTATCGTGTCCAGTGGTTTTGTGCTGGTCGATTATTTTTTCTTTACACCCGAAGATTACGTTCTTAACTTTCAGTTAGAACCCTTTTTAATATTATGTGTTATAGCTATTTTGCTAGTGCCTTTACAAACCAGTTTTGAAGAATATTTATTTAGAGGCTATTTAATGCAAGGTTTTGGGGTTCTTTTAAAAAATAAATGGGCGCCATTATTAATAACCTCGATAGGTTTTGGCTTGCTACATATTGCAAACCCAGAAGTTGAAAAATTAGGTTATATTATAATGATATATTATATAGGCACGGGCTTGTTTTTAGGCATAATCACGTTAATGGATGATGGTTTGGAGCTAGCCTTAGGTTTTCACGCAGCAAACAATTTGTTTACGGCATTGTTGGTTACGGCAGATTGGACAGCGTTTCAAACGGATTCTATTTTAAAAGATATGTCTGATCCTGAAAAAATGGGATTAGTCGAAATATTCGTCCCCGTATTTGTAATATTTCCAATTCTGCTTTTCATTTTATCAAAAAAATACAATTGGTCTAATTGGAAAGACAGGTTGTTGGGCGATGTCGTAGAACCTCCAAAAGAAAATTATAAAATAATAGAAGATATAGGAAATCATGATACCAGATTATAA
- a CDS encoding AMP-binding protein: protein MIPDYNKVHLKFKLDKNHYSYNDLDEVAYSFVKEGRPFEQDIGNFLLDWLDKKDYILVNTSGSTGKPKRIKISKQAMVNSAVATGNYLNLKPGDTALYCLPAHYIAGKMMLVRAMILGLELDLTQPTSQPIFDYKLPYDFVAMVPLQLEKIYGYCDAIKTIIVGGAPVSNNLKKAIQGIKSNVYETYGMTETITHIALKKLNNFDGSSSVTSTHFKTLPNISLSQDKRNCLVINAPQLSEEPIITNDIVELHSETEFEWLGRFDNIINSGGIKFSPEQIEAKLQNSIKQRFFIASEKDERLGEQVILVVEGDSNTMADAAFSELEKFEKPKAIYNVSEFSETTSGKIQRNHILKQLKIQN from the coding sequence ATGATACCAGATTATAATAAAGTACATTTAAAATTCAAACTCGATAAAAATCATTATTCTTATAATGACCTTGATGAAGTGGCCTATAGTTTTGTAAAAGAAGGCCGCCCTTTCGAACAGGATATTGGCAATTTTCTACTCGACTGGTTAGATAAAAAGGATTATATTTTGGTAAACACCTCGGGTTCTACGGGGAAACCAAAACGTATAAAAATCAGCAAACAGGCTATGGTGAATTCGGCCGTTGCCACAGGCAATTATCTTAATTTAAAACCGGGCGATACCGCCTTATATTGTTTGCCTGCGCATTATATTGCAGGTAAAATGATGCTTGTTAGAGCCATGATTTTAGGTTTGGAATTAGATTTAACACAGCCCACATCGCAACCAATTTTCGATTATAAATTGCCTTACGATTTTGTGGCTATGGTGCCTTTGCAACTCGAAAAAATCTATGGCTATTGCGATGCCATTAAAACCATTATTGTGGGTGGCGCACCTGTTTCAAACAACTTGAAAAAAGCTATCCAAGGCATAAAATCCAATGTTTATGAAACTTATGGAATGACGGAAACCATAACGCATATCGCATTAAAAAAACTCAATAATTTTGATGGCTCTAGTAGTGTGACATCCACTCATTTTAAAACACTTCCTAATATTTCGCTGTCTCAAGACAAACGAAATTGTTTGGTCATTAATGCGCCTCAACTTTCAGAAGAGCCTATAATTACTAACGATATTGTAGAGTTGCACTCTGAAACCGAATTTGAGTGGTTAGGGCGTTTCGACAATATTATAAATTCTGGCGGCATTAAGTTTTCACCGGAGCAGATAGAAGCCAAACTCCAAAACAGCATAAAACAACGCTTTTTTATTGCTTCGGAAAAAGATGAAAGGTTAGGCGAACAGGTTATTTTGGTTGTTGAAGGTGATTCAAATACTATGGCAGATGCCGCTTTTTCAGAGTTGGAAAAGTTTGAAAAGCCAAAAGCTATTTATAACGTTTCAGAATTTAGTGAAACCACTTCAGGCAAAATTCAACGCAACCACATCTTAAAACAGCTAAAAATTCAAAATTAA
- the sppA gene encoding signal peptide peptidase SppA encodes MNFIKRVLSTVTGIFVFLFICFALLIIIGLLAGSSSDENIIVKNNSVLNLKLDFPIKDYAGKTVFKQYSFLNEDRKDGLFNIIDAIKYAATDDRIKGITIDNNFIQAGVSQTKAIRDALLEFKKSDKFIVAYADIYTQKDYYLSSVADTIYMNPAGMMEFNGLSSEHLYFKDFQEKSGIKMEVIRLGKYKSAVEPFLENEMSDNNREQIESYLNGIWGELKKEISVSRNISAERLNIIADSLLSRTAPLAKASKMIDKIAYYDEFQNGLRNALDLEALKKINTISIKDYAIHTANKLKTTSSSNQIAVIYAEGEIIYGEGDEKYVGQGAVNRSLQKARENDKVKAVVIRVNSPGGNALASELIWREIELTKKVKPVVVSMGDVAASGGYYIASNADKIIAEPTTITGSIGVFGMLPNVKGLADKWGINAEQVSTNKNAVVYSLFEPMSDTQEAFIKESINNIYELFTNRVAEGRNMTQDDVKAIAQGRVWTGNDAVKNGLVDELGGMDVALQHAAEMAQIEDYKIKEFPVFEKDLEKILQSFGLAKTKEAILKEELGEANYKIMQEIKAMSQRKGIQLLLPFDTEIK; translated from the coding sequence ATGAACTTTATAAAACGTGTCCTATCTACCGTTACAGGAATTTTTGTATTCCTGTTTATTTGTTTTGCATTGCTCATCATCATTGGGTTATTGGCAGGTTCGTCATCCGATGAAAATATTATTGTTAAAAACAATTCGGTGTTAAATCTGAAACTGGATTTTCCTATAAAAGACTATGCCGGAAAAACAGTATTTAAGCAATATAGCTTTTTAAATGAAGATAGAAAAGATGGTCTTTTCAATATTATTGACGCCATAAAATATGCGGCAACCGATGATAGAATAAAAGGCATCACCATTGATAATAATTTTATTCAGGCCGGAGTTTCGCAAACCAAAGCGATTAGAGATGCCCTTTTGGAATTTAAAAAATCGGATAAATTTATAGTGGCTTACGCCGATATTTATACGCAAAAAGACTATTATTTAAGCTCTGTTGCCGATACCATTTACATGAATCCCGCAGGTATGATGGAGTTTAACGGCTTATCTTCAGAGCATTTGTACTTTAAGGATTTTCAAGAAAAATCGGGGATTAAAATGGAAGTCATTCGTTTAGGAAAATATAAAAGTGCTGTTGAGCCTTTTTTAGAAAATGAAATGAGCGACAATAACCGCGAACAAATCGAAAGCTATTTAAACGGGATTTGGGGCGAACTTAAAAAAGAAATTTCCGTAAGCAGAAATATATCCGCCGAACGTTTAAACATTATTGCCGACAGTTTATTGTCAAGAACGGCGCCATTGGCAAAAGCATCAAAAATGATTGATAAAATTGCTTATTACGATGAGTTTCAAAATGGTTTGAGAAACGCTCTCGATTTGGAAGCATTAAAAAAGATAAATACCATTTCTATAAAAGATTATGCCATTCATACGGCCAATAAGCTTAAAACAACTTCAAGCAGTAATCAAATTGCTGTTATTTATGCCGAAGGAGAAATTATATATGGCGAGGGCGACGAGAAATATGTGGGTCAGGGTGCTGTGAATCGCTCATTGCAAAAAGCGAGAGAAAATGATAAAGTTAAAGCCGTAGTAATTCGTGTAAATTCACCAGGTGGAAACGCTTTGGCCAGCGAGCTTATTTGGCGCGAAATAGAACTGACCAAAAAAGTTAAACCTGTGGTTGTATCTATGGGCGATGTTGCTGCTTCGGGTGGTTATTACATAGCCAGTAATGCCGATAAAATTATAGCAGAACCTACAACAATTACAGGGAGTATAGGGGTTTTTGGCATGCTACCAAATGTAAAAGGACTCGCCGATAAATGGGGTATAAATGCCGAACAGGTTTCAACCAATAAAAACGCGGTGGTGTATAGTTTGTTTGAACCCATGAGCGACACCCAAGAAGCTTTTATCAAAGAAAGTATCAATAATATTTATGAGTTGTTCACCAATAGGGTGGCCGAAGGTAGAAATATGACACAAGACGATGTTAAAGCCATTGCACAAGGCAGAGTGTGGACGGGCAACGATGCTGTTAAAAATGGATTGGTGGACGAACTTGGTGGTATGGATGTAGCATTACAACATGCCGCTGAAATGGCTCAAATTGAGGATTATAAAATTAAAGAATTCCCGGTTTTTGAGAAAGACCTCGAGAAAATATTGCAAAGCTTTGGTTTGGCTAAAACTAAAGAAGCTATTTTAAAAGAAGAATTAGGCGAGGCCAATTACAAAATCATGCAGGAAATAAAAGCGATGTCGCAGCGCAAAGGGATTCAGTTGCTGCTTCCTTTTGATACTGAGATAAAGTAA